A region from the Benincasa hispida cultivar B227 chromosome 12, ASM972705v1, whole genome shotgun sequence genome encodes:
- the LOC120067958 gene encoding transcription factor MYB14-like, translating into MGRAPCCEKMGLKKGPWSPEEDRILTNFIHNHGHSNWRALPKQAGLLRCGKSCRLRWTNYLRPDIRRGNFTKEEEDTIINLHELLGNRWSAIAAKLPGRTDNEIKNVWHTHLKKRLERNIIKKTTNPKSENKRKKQIIKPSNSSSSIIIDITNQTQVANYSSTMSPSSQQSSSCEISSSSLTDHTYITENEYYSYTAEEPPIDESFWSEVVENSMTNSNSNSNLNYDSEEKMEEFPLVSMDMVETNSDKRLNGQCVVDDDMEFWYNVFVKAEEISELPEF; encoded by the exons ATGGGGAGAGCTCCTTGCTGTGAAAAAATGGGGTTGAAGAAAGGCCCTTGGTCTCCTGAAGAAGATAGaattttaaccaattttatTCACAATCATGGCCATAGCAATTGGCGAGCTCTTCCTAAACAAGCTG GTCTTTTAAGATGTGGGAAAAGTTGTAGACTTCGTTGGACAAACTATTTGAGACCTGACATTAGAAGAGGCAACTTcaccaaagaagaagaagataccaTTATTAACCTACACGAATTGCTTGGCAATAG ATGGTCAGCAATAGCAGCCAAGCTACCAGGTCGAACAGACAATGAAATCAAGAATGTTTGGCATACCCACTTGAAGAAAAGGCTGGAAAGAAacatcataaaaaaaacaacaaatccCAAATctgaaaacaaaagaaaaaaacaaattataaaaccatcaaattcatcttcatccattattattgatattacaAATCAAACCCAAGTTGCCAATTATTCCTCAACGATGTCCCCTTCTTCACAACAGTCTTCGAGCTGTGAGATCTCTTCATCATCACTCACTGATCATACTTACATTACTGAAAATGAGTACTACAGCTACACAGCGGAGGAGCCGCCGATCGACGAGAGCTTTTGGTCGGAGGTGGTTGAGAATTCGATGACGAATTCCAATTCAAATTCGAATTTGAATTATGATAGTGAAGAGAAAATGGAGGAATTCCCATTGGTGTCCATGGATATGGTGGAAACAAATTCGGATAAGAGATTAAATGGTCAATGTGTTGTTGATGATGATATGGAATTTTGGTACAATGTTTTTGTCAAAGCTGAAGAAATTTCTGAATTGCCAGAATTTTGA